A single genomic interval of Oryctolagus cuniculus chromosome 19, mOryCun1.1, whole genome shotgun sequence harbors:
- the LOC138846897 gene encoding uncharacterized protein has protein sequence MPRLPGSPAPVAQFRPRPGHPGRHHAARPEPLPLQPSFGPALGTPGATTQPARNPCPCSQDPQPLQAQREPSLATLDGTPPLAPVQSPYRNRASPALATLKRDPASYPGPKPLQEPRESCPGHPKRDPASYPGPHPCRQGEGPALGTPEATHPAQVPRPSCSARAPPWAPQT, from the exons atgcctcgcctgcctgggtccccagcccctgtggcacagtttcggccccgccctgggcacccagggcGCCACCACGCAGCCCGCCcggaacccctgcccctgcagccaag tttcggccccgccctgggcaccccaggcgcCACGACGCAGCCCGCCcggaacccctgcccctgcagccaag atccccagcccctgcaggcacagcgagagccctccctggccaccctagacgggaccccgcccctcgccccggtccaaagcccctacaggaaccgcgcgagtcccgccctggccaccctcaaacgggaccccgcctcctacccgG GTCCAAAGCCCCTACAGGAACCGCGCGAGTCCTGCCCTGGCCACCCTAAacgggaccccgcctcctaccccggtccccacccctgcaggcagggcgagggccctgccctgggcaccccagaggcgacccaccctgcccaggtcccaAGGCCCTCAtgctcggcgagagccccgccctgggcaccccagacgtga